The genomic interval aataatttagacTCTTAACCCCTCATTTCTGGAGCTGTCAAAAAAAGCTCCAAACCTCAAGCTCCACCTAAAAAGCCTCCTAATTGtaaacctttaaaaaaaatatttttagactcTAACTtacaaaatgaatattttttttgcaGGACTTAAGTGAAAGATTCTTGGTCTTTATTTTTGTGAGTTGAGATaactttttaaatcttaaaataaatctGGAAAAATAATTCTCAATAACAATcgaattattttataaaactttaaatttttttaaaaaattaaaaatccagaaaaaagtttaaattacttattttaaattaaaatgaatctACAAGATTTTGTAGACTTTTTTAGTTTTGGGACCTTGTTTTAGTGGGTGTTTTTATCCGTAAAGTTTTTGGGCCCTCCATTATTTAGACCGggataaataagtaaataatgaAGTGTACTGCCAAAATGTAAATACTTGTAAAAGAAATTTGAAGTTCGTTAAAAAAAAGATTGTAAAACTAATAGGACAAACGAACTCTGGCGGCAAAAGGTGAGCTTCCGTTGTCAATCTTCCACTTGCCGGCcttaaaaattagaaaatgtTGTCCGCTTCTGATCAAAGTAAAACGATTCCCTTCTTCTTCTACAACTACTACTTCTTCTGTCACGTTCCCATTCCCATAATCTATCATGGAGTCACCATCTCTCTCCATTTCTATCATCTTCCTGTTCGTCTTCTCACTCCTCATCTCTTCCTCCAAACCACTCCTATCTTCCACCCTCGGCGTTGATGCCATCTCCCGCATTCTTCAAATTCAAGACCTCGAGAGAGCACCGCTGTCCGTCCAGGAAGCTGCCGCTCGCTCCCTTCTCCTCCGCTTGCTACCTTCCCATTCCTCTGCCTTCTACTTCCGGATCATCTCTAAGGCatttcaatttctttctttctttctttctttttctcccACTTATTTGATTACCGTTTATTCTTGACCTAACTTGAgtagttttcaattttattttactaattttgtTAACAGAATCAATGCGGAGGTGAATATTGTTTCactatcaataataataaccaTCCTTCTTTTGTAACACAACGGCCTCCTCAAATTCTGTACGTTGCCTCTTAATTTCTTGAGAAATTGAGATTGTGTTTGCTTTGCTCAATTTTAGCAACATATTTTGATTGACAGTctcttattaatattttctttactaTTAGTGAAATCTTTAGTTAATCTTACTAATAGAAACTAGAAAGTTATGGATGATGAATAATATTCTAAAGAGTGTTAAAAAACTACATCACTTGTTAGAACAAGTCCAATTCTAAAACATTAggtataaataaatgaatacaacTGATTGATCACTGAGTTTGGTTGATTGTGTTTGTGTCTTCCACAGTAGAGCCGCTGCTTCGATTATGCAATACTTTAGGTTACATAGTACAAAGGAGTGTTTACATACTATGGTCCAGATTGCTAAGCTCGTTGTGCTTTGAATCCCACTCCACTACCGTGATTTCCCATTTATCAATGAATATAACTCATACTCAACGTCATAACAACTCAATCGATCAAGTTATCAtaattccaaaatgattttAGTATGTATCTTGTTATCTTTATGattgttaattaattgtttttgaattattaattaacatatatgttgATTGTTTTCATTTATATGAGAACATACAATTGTTAGACTAGAGAGAGCAACAAGCTATAAGCTAACCGAACTTAAaatgattttggttcaattcTCAACAGGATTGAAGGGACAACAGGGGTGGAAATTGTTGCTGGTTTGCACTGGTATTTGAAGAATTGGTGTGGTTCACATATATCTTGGGATAAAACTGGTGGCTCCCAACTATTTTCAGTACCCAATGTGGGGTTTCTGCCACGTGTTCCAGACACTGGAATCTCGGTTCGGAGGCCTATTCCGTGGAGCTATTACCAGAATGCTGTTACTTCTAGCTGTAAGCGACTACTTTCGTGTTTCCATATCCTGTCTTTGGCTCTGTGTGTGGAATTGACATCAGAGGATTTCATTTGATTATCATGTGATCTTGTTATCTGCTTTTTGGAAGATTCTTTTGCTTGGTGGGACTGGAAAAGATGGGAAAAGGAAATCGACTGGATGGCTCTGCAGGGTATCAACTTGCCACTTGCATTTACGGGACAAGAGGCTATCTGGCAGAAAGTGTtcaaggtcattttcgtaccaATTTGTCTTAAATAAATCTTGGTATGGGTTTGGCAATTGTCTTTGTAACTTATTTGTCACTCATAGAAACTTTCTGAAGATGGTTTTTGATCCCACAAGTCATGCACCATTAAACTAAAGTTGGGCattacttttgaaaatatttatattagcTTTGCCTCACCATGAAACTATtacttttatttctaatttacaGAACGCAGGagtgtcaaaaataaattatatcagaTGGCATTTGATAAGTGAACAAAATAGATGGGAACTGccttttttgttatatttcgGTCTCATCCATTCCATTAAATTTGTAACCTGAAATTTATCACTTTAGATGTTAAGAACCAAGTGTCTCACAGCATAAATTGTTAGGTGGAAGCtcaataatgatttttatatttctaaaagttaaaaaattccAACAGCAACTTCATACAGCCCGCCCGGCACTTTCCATCTATTTAAGTAACTTTTAATCAGATATTTGGAGGTATTCTTTTCAGATGTCATCCAATTTTATGCAAAGTTTTAGTGTTTTAAGATACTGTCATCACGGAAAAACTACAACGACATACCTAAGCTGTGGTCTGTAAATCTATTTGAGTATGCTTTTAACGAATTTTCTTACAATCTAATCCCCAAAGGAAACATATAGAGCTATCTGGCAGTCTTGTACGCTATTGTAAATGTCTAGGTGCTTggatgcttttttttttttttttttttactttttgaagaTAATaagcaaataaaaatgtataacttGATTTAGGCACCATCAAACTAGTAGCTCTGTACTATGGGATTGTGTACCGAAATTCTGCTCTCCAAAGTATTTCTTAGATAGCTGACCTTATAATCAATCTACAGGAGAAGTTTAACATGAGTATTTctaatttggatgatttctttGGAGGCCCAGCATTTCTTGCATGGTCACGTATGGGAAACTTACATGGGTGAGTGGCAGAATTCATGAGCTTCTTGTTTGATATTGATAACTAGTTTTTAGCTTAATGCtgacataaaatatatatatatattgaaataatttatgtGGAGACTAGAATAATGAATATATAATCACTTTTCAGTTTCATTATGAAATTGTCAAGTTTGATGCTTTAGGGAAAAACTCTTTCTCTATTTCTAGAGTTTCATTGTCATTATACCTGGATCCAGCAGGCATAGTTTAAGAGAATGAGGAATTATATTTTAAACGATATTTCAATTCCAGATGGGGTGGACCATTGCCACAGAGCTGGTTTGATCAACAATTAATCTTACAGAAGAAAATTCTTGCCAGAATGTATGAGCTTGGGATGACTCCCGGTACTCATTACTCATTACTATCATTCACTGTTGTACCAGACTGataaattgtcaaattttaatGCTGAATAATTGCTTTTCAGTCCTGCCAGCTTTTTCTGGAAATGTCCCTGCTGCCCTGAAATATATATTTCCATCAGCAAAAATAACACGCTTGGGAAATTGGTAAGTAAAACATTGTACGCATTGACTTAAACTTGGTGTAATTAGTCTTACCAATCAACCACACTGATTTAAACACGCATATACTTAAGTGCTTATCGAATAAGTGTTTATCAAATAGGAAACGTGCTTAAACCGTTTTCATTAATTTCTAGGCTATATAGAGATGATATCCTAAGGAAATAATATGAAAATCAATTATTGGAGCTGGTTTGGAGACGTAAGTTGCATGTTTAGCACCTGTACACTCATTATCACCACCCTACAAAAAAGTAAAATCGCTATCTTACACATTGAAATCCTAGTGTGAAGTTTTCACCACCTTAAAAAATAGACATGTTTCCTGTGTTGTATAATGGCTGATAACAATAAAATTGTATAGCTTTAACCCCCTGGACCTATAATTGAGATCAATAATGAGTGTGCTAAATCCTAGCAGTCACAGATTTTACTTTTCTGAATATTGAAGGAATCCCATGTCTGTATGCCATAGCCCTGTAACCAGTGAGAAAGCCATTGATAATGGCTCTGTAATTGTATTCATTTTCCCATTCCTTTTACATCCATATAAACCCACACAGACTTTGTTAACCATTTTTTTCATAGGTTTTCTGTTAAGAATGACCTCAAATGGTGCTGCACTTATCTTCTTGATGCAACTGATCCCTTGTTCATTGAGATCGGGAGAGCATTTGTTGAACAACAATTGCAAGGTGATATATAAGCTTCTTTCTAACTTAATTGGCTACAATCCAGATGTCAGTTAACATTTGAGATATTTGATTACGTTTTCACCCAGAATATGGAAGAACCAGCCACATATACAACTGGTAAGTTTTTCTTTGCTCATCGGTTAATTATAGAACTTAAATTTTTGTTGCTCCAATATTTTGTGAAAATGGCTGTATTTTAGTTAATGGAATACTGATTGAACACTTTCTTTTATGTAATATCGCATACTTAATTAAGTATGGAGGTCCCTTCTAGCATACATTTGTATTGTTTAGTTCTATGTAGGCTCCTCAGATAATAACACATAAATAATTTCATGCTTAATCCCCACCCTCAGATAATTGTGATGTGGCTGCCACATCTTCCCTGTTAAGGATTTTCATGTTCTTTCAATTCATCCATCAGTGACATACCTTTTACAAGTAAAAACATTCTTGTTGATCCAGTCTTAACTTTTTAATGAAGCTAATTGTGTTTCAGTATTGTTTTTGTTAAACTACATAATGATGTGTGTATCTGTACTGGGCTAAGTATAATATAACGACCAGGTCAATTATTAAGTTATGTTGTTACTTTATTACTTTCATTTGATTTCTTATGGAGTTGGAATGTTTACTATTAATTACAGATATACTATTCAATTAGGTTTGGATGCTAACATATgtttttgaataatattttcaaaacatgtAAATATTACAAGTTTATGGATGCAGTTTACTAACTTTACTAGTATGTCATGAGTTTATTAAACTCTCAAGTTAGATAGCTATTGGTTTTTATTAAAGACAAATGTGATCAATGCATTGAAATCTAGGGAAACGAGTATTTTTATCagtaaaaaatagatatttgtGTTATAGATCTCCAGAGCATTTGAATTATGGTTTATACGTGTATGCACCATCGCACTTTAGTATATTTCTTTTGTTCAGTAAGAACTTGTTCTTTCATTCATTAACGTATGTTATGATGGATCTATCACAGTGATACCTTTGATGAGAACACCCCACCCATTGATGATCCAGAGTACATTTCTTCATTAGGTGCGGCAATCTTTAATGGAATGCAGAGTGGTGATAATGATGCTGTTTGGTTGATGCAGGTGACATAAAttagttagttttttttaaaaaaaggatcTTAACTTGATACTTCTAAGTGCTATCTTTTGTATATAACTAAACTAACATCTTCATGAAAGTAGATTTATGCATCCTTTAAACTCAAatgattctttttatttatttatgcagGGATGGCTATTTTCATATGATCCGTTCTGGAGACCTCCTCAAATGAAGGTTTTTATTTATACTTATTCACCTCCCAACCGCATTGCTTGTTCTGACAGCAAGTCTTAAGCAAACCTTGTCTGAGATCTGGCTATGTAAACCATTCTTGCTGCCCTAATATTTTTGGATCAGTTTATTCATGTCTTTGTTTGGAAGGATTTCTATTATATCGATCCCGATCAAATTTTATGGCTTTTTCCATTATAATTTGATGGTTTCTAGGAATCTCTATTAAGCATAGACTGTAACTAACAATCTTCACAACagttttctttttccttttccctTCTTCGGGTTCTTTCAGTGCCTGTGTAAGATAAATGGCCAGAATAATCTATATACACATTTGAAGAAATAGATTCTTTAGTCAATATAAATGCTTTTTAGAATTATGAGTTCACCctggttatttattttaacttaattaTCATTCATATGTGATTTTTCTTTGTGCTTGTTTTCAGGCCCTTTTGCATTCTGTTCCTGTGGGAAAGCTGGTGGTTCTTGACCTGTTTGCTGAAGTAAAACCCATATGGATTTCCTCAGAGCAGTTTTATGGTGTTCCTTATATCTGGAAAGTCCTTTTCCAtcacatatttataaataaaaatagggTAAATTACACTCCCTTTCATGAGAGAAGCTCAGATTACACTCCACTCTCCCTTTATGTTCAAATCTACACCTTAATTCCTTGAGAAGTAAATATACATTACACTTTAGTTCATTTTGAGAatcaaaaatagagaaaaaattatgcataagaaacttaattatattaaaatggaCTAAAGTGTAATGTTTATTTACTTATCACACAAGGGCGGAAAGGGTAGATTTCAACATGAGATGGGAGTAGTAGTTCAAGTTTTTTACAGAGAAAGAGAGTGAAATTTTCTCAAAAACAATAATGGCCACACACACATATATCCACTTAAAAGTGAAGATTTATATCTTTTGATGAGATAAATCTGGGGAGTAAATTGAATAAACTCtttttttatgtgtatatgctttttatcataaaatcaacttttgattTTCTAATCAATAGTAAGAACTTATAACTTCTCACTTTTATCTCTATAGTGAATATTTGCACAGTTTTATGTTTATCTGAACCTTACCTCCACCATACGTAATATACAGGGGGTAACTTCACTCTTTCTTATGTGAACATACATGGTATAAAAAATGTGAATATATATTCCAGTATCCATATATTGTTGGACATGCACCAAAACTTCCTTGGAAGTTATAAGCTCAGACCAACATTCAGCAGTTTAAACCGGTGAAATTTTAGAGATAGCTGCTATATAGCAACATTATCATTTGAAGATGTAGTAACTAGCACATGCGGACTTCCCTACAACTGTCTGATAATTATtgtttatgttatattttaattatgtccAGATCTGTATATTAAGATTTATTACTTAGAAGTTTGTAAGCTATCAATATCACATATCATATATATTGATTGATTATATAATTCTCTTTTGTATGCATTCTTATTCcttttgattgtattttttaataatgttctTTTAATTGACAGGGCGTGTTATGCTTGACAGGTGTATGCTGCACAATTTTGCAGGAAACATTGAGATGTATGGGATATTAGATGCAGTAGCTTCCGGGCCAATTGAAGCACGTATAAGTTTTAACTCAACAATGGCAAGTTATTTCTTTTGCCGGCAACTCGATTCCGTATCTAGCGTGTCACTGTTGAATTACAATAATTAAGTAATGAATGCAAAAAGAGGTTATAGgctcacaaaaataaatatcaaatagaTTTGTGCTATTAAGATTATGAAAGTAATGAAAAGCAAAAACAGATTATAGGCTAACAAAAATAGTTATCAAATTGATATGCTCGATTAAGATTATGAGTGTCAGGTGTATCAAAAAGTAAACCAATTAGGTGAGTCAACTATATGGGTCAAACTATATCATAATGCCTTATCatgaatcaattttaaaaatatacaatttaacTTCAAATCTCTTTTAATAATTCGGCCTAAGTTTCCTATGGTCTCCCTCTACTTCTACTTGGATGTCAATCGCTCTTAGTCTATGCTGAAAACACATGAATGTCAAATGATAcgtattattgttgttgttgtaagcCACTAACGCCTACTTGTAAGGAATTAGGTTAAGTACTATGCTCATTACCCTATCAAATCAGATACTTTAACAAAACTTACTAAAGATATGATAAATGCTAAAAGAAATACTATTACTATATACACTAGTCATATTGGTAATAATTTTTCCACAACTTGCTTTCTGATGAATTCTTTTTAGACAAATTCTATAAATTGTTAAATCATAGAAATCATACTTCTTATACCTGCTTGATTTTCTGAAGGTTGGAGTTGGAATGTCGATGGAAGGTATAGAACAGAATCCCATTGTATATGATCTGATGTCTGAAATGGCATTTCAGCACAAGAAAATTGATGTTAAGGTAACAATGATAGAATCTTTTACCGTGGTTGTCCAGTATTTTGAATGTAGAGATTTATAGTCTTATTGTTTGCCACGTTTGGTTTAGGAGAAGCTTTCtacaatataatttagtttcttTTAGAATATTCCATATTTAGTTATTCCCCTCTACTTAGTAATTTTGGACATCGGATATAATTCCGACAtgctttctttttttctctccaCCCTTGCCTGCAGTCCCTTCTCTGCAGAACAATCAGATTATTGATTATCCTCAAATTTCTGATAATTGTGATCAGAATATGTGAAGTTATATAATTTCCTTTAAGCTTGAATAAAATACGCATAACCAGGGGAACAGTGTAGTGTATtccttttgacattttttttaattcttttcttGTGGCAATGTTACTCTGCCTTGTGACCCAGAGGCTATGAATAACCAACACATATATGGACACTCGGACACGACACTGAGACATATACAACcatttaatttaagaaaataaaaatgattgaatGTAACTACTTGTGTCAGTATCGTACGAGTGTCAGCCATTCAGACACACCTTCGACATGAAGTGCTGGTGTCACATAGCCAGGAGTCATGGGTTCAAATTCTGTAAACGGCCTATTCATTTGCGGTGCTAAGGCTGCCTGTACATACCATCCCCACATCCCACATTTTAGAAGTCTCTTATACTAGACCGCCTTTAATGTTATTATGCATACTCAATAAGGTATTTGGGTTTAACAATAATGTGATTGAATATATTTGAAGTCTAAAGCACTTCCCTCAGTCCAtgctttcttttatttattttctatcttCACTAACTTAGTATTGTTTTCGGATTCAAATGCATTATGGTTGTTCCTATTTCAGGTGTGGGTTGATTTGTATTCAACTAGACGATATGGAAGACAAGTTCCTTTGATACAAGAGGGGTGGAATGTCTTGTATCACACCATTTACAATTGCACTGATGGAGCCTATGTAAGTACTTGGTTGATACTTATAACCGGCTGCTAGTCATTTCTTCTAGTCCTGCCATATAAGACcatttattttgtcattattTGTTCAAGCTCTTCCATTGTTCGTTTACTGTCTTTGTCGTTATTACTACACTTCCATTCTTTCTTTTATGATgtgttgcatttattttaagCAAAATTAATGATTTGTTGTATTACATTTTCTCCTTAACCAACAAAGTAACAGGACATATCACATGACACTTGCCCATTTCTGAATCTGCTGTTCTCATTCAATCTGACCAGTAACTTTTGTAAACAAATGACAACCTCAGCTGCAAATCTTATGTTCAATTTCAACTGCACATGCATAAATTAGAAGATTATGTTTCAGTTTTACCAGATTATTTTGGTGTATGGGAACAGGACAAAAACAGAGATGTCATTGTAGCATTCCCAGATGTAGACCCTTCCTTATTTTCATTACAGCATGAACACTCTCGCCTCTATGGCAAGCCATACTCGAGAGCAATTATCAAGGAAGTAACTGATTCATTTGATCAACCTCACTTATGGTATTCAACATCTGAAGTAATTCATGCGTTGGAGCTATTTATATCTAGTGGAGATGAACTTTCAAAAAGTAGTACTTACAGGTGAGAGAAGTTGACTGCATAAGAATTCTCACTCCTCTTTAAGTACGTCAGCAAAATGTAGGCTGGTGTTTTTTTATAGTTTGTAAAGGCTCAATATCCAGATTCATGCTTTGTTATTTACTCAGGTATGACCTTGTTGATGTCACCAGACAAGTCTTAGCAAAATATGCAAATCAGCTGTTCTTTAAGGTCATTGAGGCTTACCAATCACATGATGTCCATGGAGTGACCCTACTCAGCCAAAGATTTCTGGACCTGGTGGAAGATTTAGACGCATTGTTGGCTTGCCACGATGGATTTCTTCTAGGCCCTTGGTTAGAAAGTGCAAAGCAACAAGCTCAAAATGAAGAACAGAAGAGACAGGTTTGATTGACTTATATTGGCATAAAATTGAAAGTCCATCTGACCCTACATATACTTCTATTGATTTACAGTTCTTAACATTTTCAGTTTGAGTGGAATGCTAGAACACAAATCACCATGTGGTTTGACAACACAGATGAGGAAGCCAGTTTGCTTCATGACTATGGTATGAATAACAGTAAACACCTTGCTATATTTCTTAGCTTTCACCATGGCTCTTTTGCTATAGCAATAGAGACCGGTTTAGCTTTAGCTTTTTTAAATGTGAGGATTCCTCTTTCTCTATGAATAGCTTCTCAAGctaacaaagaaaaataaaataaaagcagtTTGATGTTCCGACATACTATTGATTGCAATTTGCATGCTGTTTTACTATTTTCCACAGGAAACAAGTACTGGAGTGGGCTTCTGCATGATTATTATGGCCCTAGAGCtgctatttattttaaatatttaatagaaaaattagAGAAAGGTGAGGATTTCAAGCTNNNNNNNNNNNNNNNNNNNNNNNNNNNNNNNNNNNNNNNNNNNNNNNNNNNNNNNNNNNNNNNNNNNNNNNNNNNNNNNNNNNNNNNNNNNNNNNNNNNNNNNNNNNNNNNNNNNNNNNNNNNNNNNNNNNNNNNNNNNNNNNNNNNNNNNNNNNNNNNNNNNNNNNNNNNNNNNNNNNNNNNNNNNNNNNNNNNNNNNNNNNNNNNNNNNNNNNNNNNNNNNNNNNNNNNNNNNNNNNNNNNNNNNNNNNNNNNNNNNNNNNNNNNNNNNNNNNNNNNNNNNNNNNNNNNNNNNNNNNNNNNNNNNNNNNNNNNNNNNNNNNNNNNNNNNNNNNNNNNNNAAAGCCGTAGAAATATATTTCCAGTTGTAAGTAGAGGCGATGCTTTAAACACTTCTCGGTGGCTCTTCAACAAATACCTGAACCTGAGCAATCCTGAGAGGAAGCTTACACTGGAGAGCTGGACTGAACACTAATCATTGAAATTTCAATGAACTCTACTTAAAATGTATATGAAACCAAAACCATATTGTTAAGGTCAGAAAGGAAATCATGGTTTCCGGTTGGTGCAAAAAATGTACAACAAACCTTTGGAGACAGCTTTTTCCCGATTGATGGagaataattaaataaggatcccattgtttaatattaattggCGATCATGCAAGATGTCTTCGTGtgaatgaattaaaatattatttttctacttacagaaaataaaacaaaaaaccaaACGTATCCGAAGCTGGCTAGCTATCACCATTACCAAAACCCAGGGACCAGGGTTCCTGTGTGAACAAAACAGATGTGGAATCACAATAAATCATAAGCGATAATTTCTTTTGGTAGAATTATTCACTGGAAAAAAGGGTGGTCCTattgactttttctttttctcattttttaatAGCTATCCCTATTTGACGGTAGAAACCACTCAGATTGGTCCTAGAGCCTTCTAAGAAGAATGAATAGCGTAGCCGCCAAGGCAAAAAAAATTAGCACGCCAATCCTAGACTTATTACACACACGCGCAAACGTGGATTTCATTGCCTCTGTTGGTCCAAGTTTCtctagaaaaaaaaagttgattatcTTAGTTAAATAAACGTCTTCTAGAAGGTTCCCAATGGGAAAACGATTCATGTGTCAAAGTCCACGTTATAACATAATTAACTCATGCATTAAGTTTTTTATGGATTGCTTAATTTGCTTTGCTAGCTATTACTTTGAACTAGTCCTATAAAATGCATTGAACCACTTCCAAACTCTCCATCTCCAAATACCCATTATCCTAGGGCCCCCAATCCTCAATTTTTTTCTACATCATTTTTCAGCTCTCTTCCTGTCACagattaatttaagaaaaaaaaaatggaatctCATGGAACATCATGGGCTGACCAATGGGAAAATGGCCCAGACCCTGTGAGTGGTTCCaaccaatccaaaaagaagagCAACAACATTCTAGGCAAGACCAAAACAGTGGCCTCCACTGGCGTCCAGAAGTTGAAAGAGGGTACCTCTGTTAGTCTCAAATGGATCAAAACCAAGTATAACAAAACCACCAACAAACATTAAAAGTTATTACTTGTACTTTCTCTTCCGTTCCTTGTACTTGTTGATatttagttctttttttttatgcGGTTGACTACTTCTACTACCacccattttttaatttttggcctttcaattcatttattcttGATGTATGAGATAAGTTTCGATGGACATAGCCCTTTACTCTATTTTGTTCTTGATAGTTTAGGAGATATAGTTGTACCTTTCGCCCTTGTTTTTTTCCCTTGATGGTTTAAGATTGTTGTATTGTATAAGTTTGTATaattctattatatttttttatgaataacttTGTATACTTATATAAACGTTGATCTTTCAATTTTATAGTTTCCTCTATCTTCAATACTGCCACTCATAAGGCTTGACAGTCAACAATTACCATGTTTGATATTAACTGTCACGCACGGTGATTTACACCAACAACACTTTATAACACCTTTAACGAggagtaattttattttaccaaaaaaaGTTGGTGCCTTTTTCCAccaaagagagaaaaaaatggtGTTTTGAGGAGAGAGAAAGACAAAATAGTAGGTGGAAGGTCTTTCATACGGTATCGAACATGTCTAAACTTGCTAGCACAAGGTGTGTATTTTTGGAGTCATTTT from Cicer arietinum cultivar CDC Frontier isolate Library 1 chromosome 5, Cicar.CDCFrontier_v2.0, whole genome shotgun sequence carries:
- the LOC101507514 gene encoding alpha-N-acetylglucosaminidase-like, which gives rise to MESPSLSISIIFLFVFSLLISSSKPLLSSTLGVDAISRILQIQDLERAPLSVQEAAARSLLLRLLPSHSSAFYFRIISKNQCGGEYCFTINNNNHPSFVTQRPPQILIEGTTGVEIVAGLHWYLKNWCGSHISWDKTGGSQLFSVPNVGFLPRVPDTGISVRRPIPWSYYQNAVTSSYSFAWWDWKRWEKEIDWMALQGINLPLAFTGQEAIWQKVFKEKFNMSISNLDDFFGGPAFLAWSRMGNLHGWGGPLPQSWFDQQLILQKKILARMYELGMTPVLPAFSGNVPAALKYIFPSAKITRLGNWFSVKNDLKWCCTYLLDATDPLFIEIGRAFVEQQLQEYGRTSHIYNCDTFDENTPPIDDPEYISSLGAAIFNGMQSGDNDAVWLMQGWLFSYDPFWRPPQMKALLHSVPVGKLVVLDLFAEVKPIWISSEQFYGVPYIWCMLHNFAGNIEMYGILDAVASGPIEARISFNSTMVGVGMSMEGIEQNPIVYDLMSEMAFQHKKIDVKVWVDLYSTRRYGRQVPLIQEGWNVLYHTIYNCTDGAYDKNRDVIVAFPDVDPSLFSLQHEHSRLYGKPYSRAIIKEVTDSFDQPHLWYSTSEVIHALELFISSGDELSKSSTYRYDLVDVTRQVLAKYANQLFFKVIEAYQSHDVHGVTLLSQRFLDLVEDLDALLACHDGFLLGPWLESAKQQAQNEEQKRQFEWNARTQITMWFDNTDEEASLLHDYGNKYWSGLLHDYYGPRAAIYFKYLIEKLEKGEDFK